The Syngnathoides biaculeatus isolate LvHL_M chromosome 16, ASM1980259v1, whole genome shotgun sequence DNA segment GGTATCAAACAGAAGAAGCGCAAGCAAGGAAACAGAGCAAATCTTACTTAGTTTTCATACAATGCAATGTGGGAGTGTTTTCTTACAAATAAAagcatgtaaaaaataatttgggtggGCCAGGATAAGATTACAGGGGATCCCCTCTTATTTGCAGTTGGGCACCCattaaaaagattattttttttatttttcaattgaataaatacgtaattaaaaaaaaattgactcgTATCTCAATGCACCACTTTATTAGACAGAAATGCTATATTTTCATTGGGCAAATGAATACAGAAAGTTCACCAAAATGATCAATTTAATAAAGGcaatcatcaccaccacctcaaatcatttttattgattttttttcattgaagacACAAGTTCTATAAATATtggaattaatttattttcactcaTCTGACATTTGAGCAttacacaaatacatttacacggtaaaagaaatacttttatcACTTACTGAAAAACATCAACAGCAATAACATCAGTTTCGACATTAACACATTATAATAGTCTTtatagatacaaaaaaaaatcaacaaaaatttcacatttattctgtacaaaaatttggTGGAACATTGCACATGGCAAAGGAAGAAACAAGGCAAATTTGCACGTTTTTCCTGCACTTGATCGGGTGAACACTCtgaatcgtgtgtgtgtgtgagacaatTTGTGATTGCCAGACGATTTGTCCGGGTTCCGACCAGTTTTCCAAAAATGAGCTGGAATCGGCGCCAGCTTCACGGCGACCCCGAATAGGTTAAGTGGTACAGATGAGATGCCCAACCACCAGCAGGCGCCGCTCCGTAGGCCATCTTGCTCCAGGCCGCACAAagccaaaaatattttagagtTCATCGAGTCTTGgagaaattcatccatccatccaatttctttgccgcttatcctcacgtgggtcgcggggagtgctggagcccgtcccggccatcaacgggcaggaggcggggtataccctgaactagtcgccagccaatcgcagggcagacagccgcactcacaatcacacctacaggcaatttagagtgtccgattaatgttgcatgtttttgagatgtgggaggaaaccggagtgctcgcccggagaaaacccacgcaggcacgggggagaacgtgcaaactccacacaggcgaggccgggattgaacccgggtcctcagaaccgcgaggccaacgctttaccagctgacccaccgtgccgcctcttgaagatatcaaaatgtgaaaatcacgTGCCTTTCAATTTCGCGATACGgcgtatatataaaaaaaaaaaacaataataagcCCACAAGCTGGCAAAAATGGGTTCAAACAAGCTTCCTGCTCGGAAATGGGAAAAGAGCAAATGAtgaggcagaagaaaaagaagttcaCAACTGTATTTAAGACAATCGGCAGTCCTACTTAAAATTACGGGTTTTGCCCTACAGGCGAGTCTCACGCGCTCAGGCATCATGTGGGAATAATAAGCCCAAAATCCACCGAATGTCTTGCTTTAATTTGCAACTTTCTGTTTTTATGAAGTGTGATTTTTCTGCAACGATAACAAAACAAAGTAGACTGGACATAAGTCGCACACTTCGAGTGGCAGGGTCTCACATTACACCAAAACGGGACCGGCACCAACAGCTACATTCGGAGTATTGATCGGTCGTATTCATTCGTTTCCATGCCGGTGCGTGAAATTATTGCTTTACGGGAAACGGGcccacaaaaattaaaaagtttgaaGACTGCTGGTATCGATGGAAAAAAGGGAATGAACAGACGACGGTTGGCCGGCGAGGTTGCCCGCTTACGAGATGACGAACACTTCCAAGAGGGCGGCCACCGAGTGCATCCGGTAAAAGATGGCGAAAGGCAGCCCGACGTTCACGATGGCGGCCCAGATGGTGAAGTCGTAGAATTCGGTTTCGGCCGGGTGGTCGAACTGGGGGCGAGCGCCGAATGCCGGCATGATCCACAGCTGCTCGACAAAAGATGGGAAATGTTAGCTAGCCAAGTGCTTGACCTGAAAGACTTTACTTGACTACTTTAATACTTTGTTACTTAACTTAAAAAGACAAGAAATAtgtatcatttcaaaacttttctgaTGATCTGATTACAAGAATTGTTTGACGTCGTTGGCTTCTAAGAATGATTCGTGGCCAATTTGGTGTCTTCCTTGGACCTGTCTAAGAAATGTCCTGGCATTCCAAAATCCCCCACCtaatttgaaaatatgatcaataattaataacaaaaacattttataaatattcatttgtagattttttttaaaaagctatcTTTCAATAATTTCGGTGCGCGGCAATAACAACGTTACTTTCACCATCTCGGTGTCGAGGAACTTTTTTGATCTGAGTTGAGGGGTTTCATTTAGCCATAAGCGGTGCTTTGCCGCCATGTGTGACATCTATAGACAATTGCAAACCTTTTTAGGTTAGGTGTCAATTTCActtgggtttggggggggggggggaattcactGTACTTGTACTTTTACCATTTTTGTTTAGTTCTCTATTTTGCAtccggccatgctaccctgagaacgcccgaagtctccagatctcggaagctaagcgggtttgaccCCGGTTAGTGCCAAACAAAATGCGCGTTCGTCTAAAATGACACGCCgaggcgacccctcacgggacaagccgaaaggaaaagaagaggttTTGTTCTCTGTTTTGCGAAAGGATGCCGGCGCAGGGATACTCACAATGATGTTGGCCAGCAGCAGGAAGACGGAAACCTCCTTCAGGACTCGCCTCTTCCAGGACAGTTTGCGCGGGTAGTGCACCACGTGCCCGAACGGAGTCACCACCAGCGGCTCCGGCTCGGGCTTGGCCCTTATTTCCGACCCTTCCAGACTGTACACCTCTTTGTTGTAGTGCCCCACCGCGTAGATGTTCGTCACCGAGGTTATCTGCTCGTGGTGCTCTTCGTGGAAAGGCTCCCGGTGGAGACCTTCGACGATGAAGAAGTTCTGCAGACCGATCTGGATCACCATCAGGATAGCCCAGGTCAGGTTGAGCCTGTTCAGGTGGCCCTGGGCTCCGGACGCCACCATGGCGACGATGGTGAAGTAGCTGATGAGGAACTGCCCCATGGAGGTTCCCACCAGCAGGCACACGTCCAAATTGCGCGTGGGATTCTTCTCGGAGTCGTGCTCCCGGCGGTCCAGCTTGTAGATGCTCACTCCGATCAACGTTGCCACCAGCATGAGGCTTATGATCACGATGTTTATGATGAAGTGGATCATCACCGCTTGGTCTCGCTTGCTGTGGTCTTCCCCTTCGTACTCCTTCATGTCCATCTCGTACACGATGAAGGTGGCCAGACCGGCGAAAACCAGCAGGACTCCCACCAGGGGGCCGACGACCGCGTCTTTGAGGTGGAACTTGTGGGCGTGGCTGTGGCCGTGCGGGTCGTGGGCCTCGCCCAGTCGGCCCACGTTCTTCCACATGACGTAGGCCATGGCGGAGGCGAAGAGGCTGTACTCGATGTTGAAGGGGTACAGGTAGAAGTAGGCCTCTTTGAAGAGGCTGCAGGACGTGTGGCTGCACTCGCAGCCGTCCTCGCCGAAGCTCGCTGGGGCACGGGACAAAAATGGGGTTACGGCGTTGGCATTATGCCACCCGAAGGCCACCTCAGCccgaagtgcttttttttttcggtacCTCTACTGATGTACAGCTCACGTCCGAATTGTTTATGAGAGCTGTTGCCGTGGTGGTCGTCGATTTCGTGCGTGTCGTTGGCGTGGTCGCCGCCGTGGTCGTCGCCGTGGTCGTCGTCCGGGTGGGCCGTTTGGTGGAGCGACTCGTCCGTGACCGCGGCCATCCACAAAACCAGATTAATGGACAGGGTCAGCATCAGCCCGCATCTGCGCCAACCAAAATAAAGTCGAACGAAGCAGACATAATGAGGAATTCTTGTTCGAATTTGTGGCGATGTTAACAAATATGCCGTCCGAGGCACGAGCGGATTTGCGGCCGACCAGACCGGTGATTCCAGACCATTCCTCTGCTCAGTAGCAGAAGGAAGATAATAAGAATACTAAAGGCTGTGAAACCGGAGAATTTATTTTGGTCTACTTCCTGGATTATGGCGacagggaagaagaagaagaagggcggTGCCATCATGATTCAGCCAGAATTGACGTCGCTGTTGATGCCATCGTGACGTATAAGATTACTTTGCGGTCGATTCGCCGGAATGCGCTTTGACTGAGCTGAAAGATCGAACTGAAATACATCTTCTGAGTCATACGCCccgaacaaaaacaaagcagtgCTGAAAGTTAATTTCACATCACGATAAACTGCCAAGTTTTTTTCATTCTCAATATATAATATCCCTTGTCAAGCGTGTAATACAATACAGTGACACCCCCAAAAACAAGTCAGCAGAACCCAGTTTTAGGATGCAATTGCCGAAAGTCCGCCGGATTGGAGCCCAGCTCACCTGCGGCCCTATTAGCTGTCTTGATATTTGTTGCGTTTCAAATCGGAGTCCAAATTTGACACTTTTGTAGTTTTATGGGGAAATTCTACGACTAGCTCGCATTTAACTCtgtcaaaaaacaaagcaaaggacTGTAATAATCTATTTTTGTTCACTCCCTCCCTGGGAAGATATGCACGAGTGGCACTGAATGCTGAACCTGTCGACTTGGCACCTGGCGCCAGACCAAATCATAAAACGGATAATTATGAGATCATGCAAATGGTTTCATGTCTTCATAATGTTCTCAGTGTATAGTTCCACTTTCCGCAAATATAAAGGTTTACCCTGGTAAGGCGTTCCTCTGGGCTCACAGCCGGGTCTTCGGGGgctttcctctttttgttcggatcgtgttgttgtttttggaaggatttaaaaaaacgcTTGACAGCTGCAACTTAAAGTCAGTTCTCATGCTTGTGAGGTCATCCGGTTTGGAATTCGACCAAAATATTCGAGGGGGAAATACGCCACGAAAGTCACACAACCTGTTCAAAGCTGTTTTTAACCTGAATCGAAAGCTCACCAtacgtctatctatctatctatctatctatctatctatctatcatctatctatctatctatctatctatctatctatctatctatctatctatctatctatctatctatctatctatctatctatctatctatatctatctatctatctgtctgtctgtctgtctgtctactgtctgtctgtctgtttgtctgtctgtctgtctatcatctatctatctatctatcatctatctatctatctatctatctatctatctatctatctatctatctatatctatctatctatctatctatctatctatctatctatctattatctatctatctatctatctatctatctgtcgtctgtctgtctgtctgtctgtctgtctatctatctatctatctatctatctatctatctatctatctatctatctatctatctatctatctatctatctatctatctatctattacccaaaaaatgagaaaatcgaTGCAACAtagcatagatagatagatagatagatagatagatagatagatagatagatagatagatagatagatagatagatagatagatagatagatgaaaacccaaagaatgagaaaaacaattcaACGTAGCATATCGTTAACGTTGCGCTTCGGCAAAGTAAAAGCTGGGTTGATGTCTTCTGTTGTTTTTTACAAttcgctgccattgacggcGTTAGAATCCAAATATCCGAGTCAACCGCGAGGGCCCGCAGTGAAGATGTTGAAATTGTACTCGTACGACAGTTGAATATGCTGAAATTGCCTGTTCAGTTTTTGCAATAAAGCGATGGATGGGTTGTTTCAACTTTCATTGTTAccgatggaaaacatttttctcatttttcattgtgtttattccccccccccctccacaagaAAGAAACGAGACCCTCGCTTACCGCGTGAGGTTCCTCTGGAGCTGCACGCAGTCCTTTGCGTGGACCCACATGAAGTACGTCTGCAAGCAGATTTCCCCGTTTAAGATTCCGCAGACATTCCACTAATAACTGTTCGAATTGGCGTCTATTTACCTgcacaacaatgaaaataagTTGGATGACGGGGAAAACAATCTTGATGGCCGACTCGCAGTGGAGGTAGCCGATGTAGCTGCCGATCTTGAAAACGTCCATGATGATGCTGAGGAGTCCGAACAGCACCATTCCCCCTGCGGCGTGAGAAGATGGACGCTACAGTATTTTGGAGCTTGccccctgccccccaaaaaCGGACACGCGGAGGTTCGACGTACCTCTGAGCCACACGGGTCCGGCGTGCTGGTCCCTGTAAGCCACGGCGTTCTCGATCCTGGCCGTGAAGATGATGTAGTAGATCATCCAGATGCaggtgaggatgaggatgatgaccAGGAAGACCTGCAGGTCGGACATGCTGATGTCGACGTGCTCGTAGGCGCTGCCGCTCACCAGCGCGATGCCCAGCATCAGGATGTTGATGAAGATGACCCCGGACAGGATCCATCCCCAGTTTCTGTCCCGTTCCTTGTTAGTAGCGACGGGTTGGTGGTTCGGGTGGTCATGCTCGCCCGTCTTCTGCGCCCCGCCTTCCTTCAAGGGGTCGTCTCCCTGGCTGTTCTCGTCTTTGCTCATCCTGCAGGGTTCGCAGGGGTTTCCGTCGCCCAGGCAGTTGCACGGGTAGCCGGTGTTCAAGCACATATTGCGCCCTGCGAGATGCGATCGTATTTGAGTTACCGCCGACTTCCGGCGCTGAGGCGCGACTGGTTCGACGGGCTCGCCCACTGTTTGGATCCGCCCAGGTTCCAACTTTTCCGTGAACGGGATAGACTTAATTGGCACGTTGAGGTTGCGACACGACCGGTCCAGTTGAGCTCGTCTCAAAAAATTGCCACGCAGTTTCCGTCTTCCGCCGAGCTGCAACAATGGAGGGCAGGTGGATGGACACGTGTTGTACTCGGATTCAACTTTTTTAAACTAACTGAAAGTAAAGTAAACACATAATTGTAttgaatttgtaaaaatatcTTTTCATGACTTCATTTCAGtacgaaaaaagaaaatcgCACTGCACAAAATAGTTGCACTCTTTTACAGTTTTTATACCATTGAGGCAGCATGTCATCGTGCTGTTGCTAACACTGTGAACTGaccaaaaaatgtgatgaattagctcattttaacaataaaaacaattcaattttatttatatagtgccaaacaggcggaacggtgggctcatctggaaaagcgttggcctcgcagttctgaggacccggattcaatcctggacatctgcctgtgcggagtttgcatgttctccccgtgcctgtgtgggttttctccgggctctccaatttgctcccacatcccaaaaacatgcaacatcaattcgacactcgaaattgccccttggtgtgatcgtgggtgcggctgtttgtctttaggtgccctgcgattggctggcaaccagttcagagtgtaccccaccccctgcctgttgacagctgggataggctccggcactcccctcaaccctcgcgaggataagcgtcaaagaaaacggatggatgaactCAAAAAGGAAGCCTGGGAGAAAGAGGACactgtccctactgtgaaacataaATGTGGCTGTGCTATGTTCTgctcacagctgggataggctccggcactccccgcgaccctcgtgaggataagcggcaaagaaaatggccggATGGATAGTGCCGAacaagtcagaaaaaaaaaaggttttctgaGAGCGCTTTGGACATAAAGCAGGACTTAAAAGCACACACctcaattaaaaatattcatttcccTTGGCAAATCTCATCATCTGTTGCGTCATTTGAAGGCCTACAAGTAACCACGATCTCAGTCAATCGATCAAAATCTCACCTGTGGgtaatttttcttcttcatcttttcacatttattcacattgcacacttgaaaaaaataacaaacctATTGAGACAGAGTAAGAAGCGCaaatatggtttttttttacccccaaatGTATTGACTAAAAGTAAGAAATCTGCTGAATAATAATCACTCAAAAGAGGCCTACCTAAGCGTACACAAgtgtacccaaaaaaaaaaagtgaccgtgGAGGCCGGTCCTTACCTGTAGGCTGACCTGAGCGCAAGTGTGGGACGCAGAGACGTCCGTCCCCCTTTTTATAGGCGCCCGAAACACAGCTGGAGGAGCCGTAAAGGTCAATAAATCTGTCGCGGGCGGGGAAGCGTATCGCGGCCAAACAAGGCCTGTTTTGCTCAAAATATCCCGCTAAAGTTCAACACCTGTTTCAAgggaatacattttttccctCACTAATTCCACAGCCGCATTCAAACTGGTTCCTTCTCTGGATGCACTGCACCGCattgtatatatactgtactgtacagtgcAAGCAGTACTTCAACTGCATCCCATCTATTTTTCACGTGGCAGCAGACTATTGATACATTTATAGTTCAGaatcataatcagaatcagttttaatgGCCAGGAATTTTTCTCAGGTAGTCGGTGCTCCCCTGGTATGACAtgcagaacaaggaacaacatagcgataagaacaagagacatttctgttcataGGAACTATTTCTTAAAAGATGATTTTGGTGTACATATtcttatatatattattactgTTGTCCATATCTACTTTTTCACCATTCACATATGCATATAATAAATGTGCTTGTACAGTTGCcacatgcattttttaaaaactgatccTGCTCACGGTCATTGGCCGGCGAactggaaatatatttattcagtATCCGAATCTTTGACGTTATTCATCTCGTGCGCGGCGACTGTACGGAAATTACACGAGAATCTCCCCTTTTTTCACGACCGCGCGAGCCTCAATCTTACGGTCTTTGACTCGAGCCCCGCAATCTGAACGGGATGGGAATTTTCCGAAAAGGCGTGCGATGAGAGCGCGTTTGCCAATCTTTTGATTTCATGCTCGGAGGGAACACATTCAGGTTTTTCACGCTATTCAAGACCACTAGAAAGGTTTttttgtgcatatgtgtgtgtgtgtgtgtgagatcaaAAGGGGGtcatatcaccccccccccccacacacacacacatccacccCCAAGTCACCATCTATGTAATCTTCCGTCTTAAATATTTATGTCTTTTGTCATGCAGGTTTCAATTGGCCGGCAGAGAAACTTGTGAGCGACTGGTGGCacccatttctttctttttttttttttttttttatttttaatttgctcaTTATCCTGTAATTAGCCGCCGCGGAAAATGTTCATCGGAGCGGGCCTGACCTCGGCGATTGTTAAAACATTGCCACAGCTGCTGTGAAATAAAGAGCCTTCCGCGTGTACACCCGTGGTCGGTATAAAAGAAGCGAGGGTTCAAGTGAGAACAATGACAACAACGCTAAGACGCGACAAAGGCGAGTCTGTCGCAACGAGGAAATATTTAGCTCGTGGTTGTTTACCTTCAGTCAAGTCAGACTTTTCCACATATGAGAGATTAGTTTGCGGAAAGAGGAGTGGAAGAGACGGGTTCCGGGGCCGTCGAGACCCAAATATTCAATTGATCGGATAAAATTTTGCGAATAGAGCATGATTTGCACAAAACCAGGGAGGGAAAGCTGCGGCCGTTAGTGCTATTTAACTGTGTAGAAATTGAagtaaacaaaatatgaaaaaagtgttcttggtggagcagctggtaaagcattagtctcacagttctgaggtcctgggttcaatcccggccggacctgcctgtgtggagtttgcatgttctccctgtgcctgtgtggtttcctcccacaatccaaaaataggcaacattaattgaagagtttgttttcgaAACGAGacgcaggcattttttttcagatttacgaaactcgcgccaaaattatccagctccgattTCGtaaatgtctcgttttgaaaacaaactcttcaattatagactctaaattgccccgtcggtgttaTTGTGatccagctgtttgtctctgtgtgccctgcgattggctggcgaccagtttagggtgtaccccgcctcctgcccgttgacagctgggataggccccggcgctccccgcgaccctcgtgaggataagcaactaagaaaatgggtggatgttcTTGATGCAATAATGGATTGCAGGTGCAACGTGCACCGATGGAAATTACAAGATCGGTCatgaaaaacattaaatgaatgcattttcTGGAGTCTCAATCCCAAACGGAAGCATTACGACCTCCGCCAAGGAAAGGACATTCGTTTCTCACTCCACTCACTCCCGAGTGGTGGCGAGCTCCCACAGCTGCCCCTGGGCCAGTCAAATGAAAGCGGGGCTGCCACTCTGCGGCTACACCCTCTCCGACCACCACCCGACATCCGACTGCATCCTGGCACATTTAACCGTGGGCAACGTGACTTGCCTTAAGAACGGAAAGATCTGTattgaccgtaatttccggcagacaagccgtgacttttttcacacgctttcaaccctgctagcgtgagtgcggcgctagcgttagcgcagctgGTCATAAGCCTtgctacacagaaagagtttaacgctagcgtggtgcagttatgtatatatatatttttttctgtctgttggCAGGATATCAAAACAGCAAGCGGTATTTATATGTTGTATAATGTCCTCCAGGTTTTTATCGTTGGATTTTGTCATGCCATTCTGATTAATTTTGAGTGCTCAGTATTAGGGCTGCATGATATCGCGGGTGGGGATAACTTTGcgatgtttttctctttttaaaccCTGCAAAAATTATTGCAGTGTGAAAAAATACAGGATAAGATACTTATTCCTAGAAAAACAATatagatttttctctctgtgcATTGTTTGTGCAAGTCCATTCAGGTTCATGAGCAAGCGTTTGACATTCTCGTGGAAGTAGCAAACAAGTTATGTGCTGTGTTAAAGTTTTAGGGCGATA contains these protein-coding regions:
- the LOC133515052 gene encoding proton channel OTOP2-like isoform X1 gives rise to the protein MCLNTGYPCNCLGDGNPCEPCRMSKDENSQGDDPLKEGGAQKTGEHDHPNHQPVATNKERDRNWGWILSGVIFINILMLGIALVSGSAYEHVDISMSDLQVFLVIILILTCIWMIYYIIFTARIENAVAYRDQHAGPVWLRGGMVLFGLLSIIMDVFKIGSYIGYLHCESAIKIVFPVIQLIFIVVQTYFMWVHAKDCVQLQRNLTRCGLMLTLSINLVLWMAAVTDESLHQTAHPDDDHGDDHGGDHANDTHEIDDHHGNSSHKQFGRELYISRASFGEDGCECSHTSCSLFKEAYFYLYPFNIEYSLFASAMAYVMWKNVGRLGEAHDPHGHSHAHKFHLKDAVVGPLVGVLLVFAGLATFIVYEMDMKEYEGEDHSKRDQAVMIHFIINIVIISLMLVATLIGVSIYKLDRREHDSEKNPTRNLDVCLLVGTSMGQFLISYFTIVAMVASGAQGHLNRLNLTWAILMVIQIGLQNFFIVEGLHREPFHEEHHEQITSVTNIYAVGHYNKEVYSLEGSEIRAKPEPEPLVVTPFGHVVHYPRKLSWKRRVLKEVSVFLLLANIILWIMPAFGARPQFDHPAETEFYDFTIWAAIVNVGLPFAIFYRMHSVAALLEVFVIS
- the LOC133515052 gene encoding proton channel OTOP2-like isoform X3 — protein: MCLNTGYPCNCLGDGNPCEPCRMSKDENSQGDDPLKEGGAQKTGEHDHPNHQPVATNKERDRNWGWILSGVIFINILMLGIALVSGSAYEHVDISMSDLQVFLVIILILTCIWMIYYIIFTARIENAVAYRDQHAGPVWLRGGMVLFGLLSIIMDVFKIGSYIGYLHCESAIKIVFPVIQLIFIVVQTYFMWVHAKDCVQLQRNLTRCGLMLTLSINLVLWMAAVTDESLHQTAHPDDDHGDDHGASFGEDGCECSHTSCSLFKEAYFYLYPFNIEYSLFASAMAYVMWKNVGRLGEAHDPHGHSHAHKFHLKDAVVGPLVGVLLVFAGLATFIVYEMDMKEYEGEDHSKRDQAVMIHFIINIVIISLMLVATLIGVSIYKLDRREHDSEKNPTRNLDVCLLVGTSMGQFLISYFTIVAMVASGAQGHLNRLNLTWAILMVIQIGLQNFFIVEGLHREPFHEEHHEQITSVTNIYAVGHYNKEVYSLEGSEIRAKPEPEPLVVTPFGHVVHYPRKLSWKRRVLKEVSVFLLLANIILWIMPAFGARPQFDHPAETEFYDFTIWAAIVNVGLPFAIFYRMHSVAALLEVFVIS
- the LOC133515052 gene encoding proton channel OTOP2-like isoform X4, yielding MCLNTGYPCNCLGDGNPCEPCRMSKDENSQGDDPLKEGGAQKTGEHDHPNHQPVATNKERDRNWGWILSGVIFINILMLGIALVSGSAYEHVDISMSDLQVFLVIILILTCIWMIYYIIFTARIENAVAYRDQHAGPVWLRGGMVLFGLLSIIMDVFKIGSYIGYLHCESAIKIVFPVIQLIFIVVQTYFMWVHAKDCVQLQRNLTRCGLMLTLSINLVLWMAAVTDESLHQTATPFLSRAPASFGEDGCECSHTSCSLFKEAYFYLYPFNIEYSLFASAMAYVMWKNVGRLGEAHDPHGHSHAHKFHLKDAVVGPLVGVLLVFAGLATFIVYEMDMKEYEGEDHSKRDQAVMIHFIINIVIISLMLVATLIGVSIYKLDRREHDSEKNPTRNLDVCLLVGTSMGQFLISYFTIVAMVASGAQGHLNRLNLTWAILMVIQIGLQNFFIVEGLHREPFHEEHHEQITSVTNIYAVGHYNKEVYSLEGSEIRAKPEPEPLVVTPFGHVVHYPRKLSWKRRVLKEVSVFLLLANIILWIMPAFGARPQFDHPAETEFYDFTIWAAIVNVGLPFAIFYRMHSVAALLEVFVIS
- the LOC133515052 gene encoding proton channel OTOP2-like isoform X2, whose translation is MCLNTGYPCNCLGDGNPCEPCRMSKDENSQGDDPLKEGGAQKTGEHDHPNHQPVATNKERDRNWGWILSGVIFINILMLGIALVSGSAYEHVDISMSDLQVFLVIILILTCIWMIYYIIFTARIENAVAYRDQHAGPVWLRGGMVLFGLLSIIMDVFKIGSYIGYLHCESAIKIVFPVIQLIFIVVQTYFMWVHAKDCVQLQRNLTRCGLMLTLSINLVLWMAAVTDESLHQTAHPDDDHGDDHGGDHANDTHEIDDHHASFGEDGCECSHTSCSLFKEAYFYLYPFNIEYSLFASAMAYVMWKNVGRLGEAHDPHGHSHAHKFHLKDAVVGPLVGVLLVFAGLATFIVYEMDMKEYEGEDHSKRDQAVMIHFIINIVIISLMLVATLIGVSIYKLDRREHDSEKNPTRNLDVCLLVGTSMGQFLISYFTIVAMVASGAQGHLNRLNLTWAILMVIQIGLQNFFIVEGLHREPFHEEHHEQITSVTNIYAVGHYNKEVYSLEGSEIRAKPEPEPLVVTPFGHVVHYPRKLSWKRRVLKEVSVFLLLANIILWIMPAFGARPQFDHPAETEFYDFTIWAAIVNVGLPFAIFYRMHSVAALLEVFVIS